One genomic region from Rosa rugosa chromosome 1, drRosRugo1.1, whole genome shotgun sequence encodes:
- the LOC133724819 gene encoding probable NADH-ubiquinone oxidoreductase C3A11.07, mitochondrial isoform X3, whose translation MSASLSISSKFIREREEEGRKEEEGDGKLSGKSSARAVQPEVVGGRPAGVEFSAEIHDFVVEDKAKLYPSVKDDVSITIIEASSCEILILMTGYLSDATMAEDALSTCMTIMIGSSYFL comes from the exons ATGAGTGCATCATTGTCGATTTCGAGCAAATTCATCAG agagagagaggaagaagggaGAAAAGAAGAGGAGGGGGACGGGAAGCTCTCAGGGAAATCATCAGCCCGGGCAGTCCAACCCGAAG TTGTTGGTGGCCGTCCAGCAGGTGTGGAGTTTTCTGCAGAGATTCATGACTTTGTAGTTGAGGATAAAGCCAAGTTGTACCCTTCTGTTAAAGATGATGTATCCATTACTATAATAGAAGCAAGCTCATGCGA AATCCTAATATTGATGACTGGATACTTGAGTGATGCAACTATGGCTGAGGATGCCTTATCTACTTG CATGACTATAATGATTGGGAGCTCATATTTCCTTTAA
- the LOC133724819 gene encoding external alternative NAD(P)H-ubiquinone oxidoreductase B2, mitochondrial-like isoform X2: MSASLSISSKFIREREREEEGRKEEEGDGKLSGKSSARAVQPEVVGGRPAGVEFSAEIHDFVVEDKAKLYPSVKDDVSITIIEASSCEILILMTGYLSDATMAEDALSTCMTIMIGSSYFL; this comes from the exons ATGAGTGCATCATTGTCGATTTCGAGCAAATTCATCAG agagagagagagagaggaagaagggaGAAAAGAAGAGGAGGGGGACGGGAAGCTCTCAGGGAAATCATCAGCCCGGGCAGTCCAACCCGAAG TTGTTGGTGGCCGTCCAGCAGGTGTGGAGTTTTCTGCAGAGATTCATGACTTTGTAGTTGAGGATAAAGCCAAGTTGTACCCTTCTGTTAAAGATGATGTATCCATTACTATAATAGAAGCAAGCTCATGCGA AATCCTAATATTGATGACTGGATACTTGAGTGATGCAACTATGGCTGAGGATGCCTTATCTACTTG CATGACTATAATGATTGGGAGCTCATATTTCCTTTAA
- the LOC133724819 gene encoding probable NADH-ubiquinone oxidoreductase C3A11.07, mitochondrial isoform X1, which produces MSASLSISSKFIRDREREREEEGRKEEEGDGKLSGKSSARAVQPEVVGGRPAGVEFSAEIHDFVVEDKAKLYPSVKDDVSITIIEASSCEILILMTGYLSDATMAEDALSTCMTIMIGSSYFL; this is translated from the exons ATGAGTGCATCATTGTCGATTTCGAGCAAATTCATCAG ggacagagagagagagagagaggaagaagggaGAAAAGAAGAGGAGGGGGACGGGAAGCTCTCAGGGAAATCATCAGCCCGGGCAGTCCAACCCGAAG TTGTTGGTGGCCGTCCAGCAGGTGTGGAGTTTTCTGCAGAGATTCATGACTTTGTAGTTGAGGATAAAGCCAAGTTGTACCCTTCTGTTAAAGATGATGTATCCATTACTATAATAGAAGCAAGCTCATGCGA AATCCTAATATTGATGACTGGATACTTGAGTGATGCAACTATGGCTGAGGATGCCTTATCTACTTG CATGACTATAATGATTGGGAGCTCATATTTCCTTTAA